A DNA window from Staphylococcus warneri contains the following coding sequences:
- the treR gene encoding trehalose operon repressor produces MAQKKFISIYEQLKNQILSEQYQYGDQIPSENELVSTYGTSRETVRKALELLANDGMIQKIRGKGSVVIYQGITEFPFSELISFKEVQNQLGLKHQTELIVNEEVRAGDYERVRLALGLKAEERLIHVIRTRSIKGKVKILDEDFFLKSVVKSITASVAKKSIYDYLENDLALDISYSSKSITFEPFSKLDYEMFGDINPPYTATVRSTVYLKDTTQFQYNISKHLATEFKFKEFSRRRENLLQ; encoded by the coding sequence ATGGCTCAAAAGAAATTCATTTCCATTTATGAACAGTTAAAAAATCAAATTTTATCAGAACAATACCAATATGGTGATCAAATACCGTCAGAGAATGAATTGGTATCTACTTATGGAACATCTAGAGAAACGGTTCGTAAAGCACTTGAGTTGTTAGCGAATGATGGCATGATTCAAAAGATTAGAGGAAAAGGGTCTGTTGTTATATACCAAGGTATCACTGAATTTCCGTTTTCAGAGTTGATTAGTTTCAAAGAGGTACAAAATCAATTAGGTTTGAAACACCAAACCGAACTTATTGTTAATGAAGAAGTTAGAGCGGGCGATTATGAAAGAGTGAGGTTAGCATTAGGATTAAAAGCTGAAGAAAGATTGATTCATGTTATTCGTACGCGTTCTATTAAAGGCAAGGTGAAAATCTTAGATGAAGATTTTTTCTTGAAATCTGTGGTTAAATCTATTACTGCTAGCGTTGCCAAGAAGTCTATATATGACTATTTAGAAAATGATTTAGCATTAGATATTAGTTATTCAAGTAAATCTATTACCTTTGAACCATTTTCAAAATTAGACTATGAGATGTTTGGTGATATAAACCCTCCTTATACAGCGACAGTGCGAAGTACAGTATATTTAAAGGATACGACACAGTTTCAGTATAATATATCTAAACATCTTGCGACTGAATTTAAATTTAAAGAGTTTTCAAGACGTCGCGAAAATTTATTACAATAA
- the treC gene encoding alpha,alpha-phosphotrehalase — MSEQDWRKSVVYQIYPKSFNDTTGNGEGDLRGIIEKLDYLQFLGVDYIWLTPIYESPMNDNGYDISDYLTINERFGTLEDFKILVKEAHQRDIKVMMDIVINHTSTEHQWFKEAIQSKDSPYRDYYFFRHSEDGPPTNWESKFGGNAWQYDEKSDEYYLHLFDVTQADLNWDNPDVRQALYQIVNYWIDLGVDGFRFDVINLISKGEFRDSDKIGKEFYTDGPKVHEYLHELNQHTFGDKHMMTVGEMSSTTIDHCIKYSNPERNELSSVFNFHHLKVDYPNGEKWAKGSMDFQQLKKILMDWQLGIYEGGGWNAIFWCNHDQPRVVSRFGDDSTESLRQASAKTLAIALHMLQGTPYIYQGEEIGMTNPHFNSIDAYRDVESLNAYDYLKNQGYEEQEILEILDQKSRDNSRTPMQWNASDHAGFTTGEPWINIPQNYQHINVEQAMKDSESILHTYKTLISLRHHHDIITYGNIEPMYMEHEQLFVYRRHYHNQTWLVIANFSKEPVMLPEDLNVSGDVIIQNGTLEQRQISGFGAMVVETAK, encoded by the coding sequence ATGAGTGAACAAGACTGGAGAAAATCAGTTGTTTATCAAATATATCCCAAATCATTTAATGATACGACGGGTAATGGTGAGGGCGATTTAAGAGGTATTATTGAGAAATTAGATTATTTGCAATTTTTAGGTGTAGATTATATATGGTTAACGCCTATTTATGAATCACCTATGAACGATAATGGTTATGACATTAGTGATTATCTAACTATTAATGAACGATTTGGTACTTTAGAAGATTTTAAAATTTTAGTGAAAGAAGCACACCAACGAGATATTAAAGTAATGATGGATATTGTGATTAACCATACATCAACAGAACATCAATGGTTTAAGGAAGCCATTCAATCTAAAGATAGTCCTTACCGAGATTATTATTTCTTTAGACATTCTGAAGATGGGCCACCCACAAATTGGGAATCCAAATTCGGAGGAAATGCATGGCAATATGATGAAAAAAGTGATGAATATTATTTGCACTTATTTGATGTTACTCAAGCAGATTTGAATTGGGATAATCCAGACGTTAGACAAGCCTTATATCAGATTGTCAATTATTGGATTGATTTAGGTGTGGACGGTTTCCGTTTTGATGTAATTAATCTTATTTCCAAAGGTGAATTTAGGGACTCTGATAAAATCGGAAAAGAGTTTTATACGGATGGACCAAAAGTGCATGAGTATCTACATGAATTGAACCAACATACGTTTGGTGATAAGCATATGATGACTGTCGGTGAAATGTCATCTACTACCATTGATCACTGTATTAAATATTCTAATCCAGAAAGAAACGAATTGAGCAGCGTATTTAATTTCCATCACTTAAAGGTAGATTATCCTAACGGTGAAAAATGGGCTAAAGGTAGTATGGATTTCCAACAGCTAAAAAAAATATTGATGGATTGGCAATTAGGTATATATGAAGGTGGTGGCTGGAATGCGATATTCTGGTGTAATCACGATCAACCACGTGTAGTTTCACGATTCGGGGATGATAGTACTGAATCTTTACGTCAAGCAAGTGCTAAAACATTAGCCATTGCGCTACACATGTTACAAGGAACGCCATATATCTATCAAGGGGAAGAAATTGGTATGACTAACCCTCATTTCAATTCAATAGATGCATATAGAGATGTAGAATCATTAAATGCTTATGATTATTTGAAAAATCAAGGATATGAAGAACAAGAAATTTTAGAAATATTAGATCAAAAATCACGTGATAATTCCCGTACACCAATGCAATGGAATGCATCGGATCATGCAGGTTTTACAACTGGTGAACCTTGGATTAATATTCCTCAAAACTATCAACATATTAATGTGGAACAAGCAATGAAAGATTCTGAGTCTATTTTACACACATATAAAACATTGATTTCGTTAAGACATCATCACGATATAATAACTTATGGTAATATTGAACCAATGTATATGGAACACGAACAATTATTTGTATATCGTCGTCATTATCACAACCAAACTTGGCTGGTTATAGCTAATTTTTCTAAAGAACCTGTAATGCTACCTGAAGATTTAAATGTCTCAGGTGATGTGATTATTCAAAATGGTACATTAGAACAACGTCAAATATCAGGGTTTGGTGCAATGGTGGTTGAAACGGCGAAGTAA
- the treP gene encoding PTS system trehalose-specific EIIBC component yields the protein MAVKKQDVKAIVDAIGGKENLDTATHCVTRLRLVLKDDNKVDKDALSDNPLVKGQFKADHQYQIVIGPGTVDEVYKQFVAETGAEEASKDDAKQAAAKKGNPIQRLIKLLGDIFIPILPAIVTAGLLMGINNILTMEGLFGPKKLIEMYPQIADISNIINVIASTAFIFLPALIGWSSMRVFGGSPILGLVLGLILMHPQLVSQYDIGKGHIPTWNIFGLEIKQLNYQGQVLPVLLATYVLAQLEKALNKVVHDSIKMLVVGPVALLITGFLAFIVIGPIALILGTGITNGVTYVFEHAGWLGGALYGLLYAPLVITGLHHMFLAVDFQLMGSSLGGTYLWPILAISNICQGSAAFGAWIVYKRKKMVKEEGLAFTSGISGVLGVTEPALFGVNLPLKYPFVAAILTSSVLGAFIGAHKVLGSVGVGGWPAFISIKSEFWWIYLPATLIATVVPAVLTIVFSRFSNQKAKKMVDTSNS from the coding sequence ATGGCTGTAAAAAAACAAGATGTAAAAGCCATTGTAGATGCAATTGGAGGAAAAGAGAACCTTGATACGGCAACACACTGTGTAACAAGACTACGGTTAGTATTAAAAGATGATAATAAAGTAGACAAAGATGCGCTAAGCGATAATCCATTAGTAAAAGGACAATTTAAAGCAGATCATCAGTATCAAATTGTTATTGGTCCGGGAACGGTAGATGAAGTTTATAAACAATTTGTAGCAGAGACAGGAGCAGAAGAAGCTTCTAAAGACGACGCTAAACAAGCTGCAGCTAAAAAAGGTAATCCAATTCAAAGATTGATTAAATTATTGGGGGATATATTTATACCAATCTTACCAGCAATTGTAACAGCTGGGTTATTAATGGGGATTAATAACATTTTAACCATGGAAGGTCTATTTGGACCTAAAAAATTAATAGAAATGTACCCACAAATTGCGGATATTTCAAATATTATTAATGTCATCGCAAGTACCGCTTTCATTTTCTTACCTGCATTAATTGGTTGGAGTAGTATGCGTGTATTTGGAGGAAGTCCAATTTTAGGATTGGTTTTAGGGCTTATCTTGATGCATCCGCAACTTGTCTCACAATATGATATAGGTAAAGGCCATATACCAACTTGGAATATATTCGGCTTAGAAATTAAGCAACTTAATTATCAAGGACAAGTTTTACCAGTCCTATTAGCAACATATGTATTAGCGCAATTAGAGAAAGCACTAAACAAAGTTGTACATGATTCTATTAAGATGCTCGTCGTTGGTCCAGTAGCATTATTGATTACTGGTTTCCTAGCGTTTATAGTTATAGGACCTATTGCTTTAATATTAGGTACAGGCATTACAAATGGTGTGACTTATGTATTTGAACATGCAGGATGGTTAGGTGGCGCGTTATATGGCTTATTATATGCACCACTGGTAATTACAGGTTTACATCATATGTTCTTAGCTGTTGATTTCCAATTAATGGGTAGTAGTTTAGGCGGCACATATTTATGGCCAATTCTAGCGATTTCAAATATTTGTCAAGGTTCAGCGGCATTTGGTGCATGGATTGTCTATAAACGTAAGAAAATGGTTAAAGAAGAAGGCCTAGCATTTACTTCAGGTATTTCAGGTGTGTTAGGTGTAACTGAACCAGCTTTATTCGGTGTGAACTTGCCATTGAAATATCCATTTGTTGCAGCTATTCTGACTTCAAGTGTACTAGGTGCTTTCATCGGTGCTCACAAAGTATTAGGTAGTGTTGGTGTAGGTGGTTGGCCTGCATTTATCTCAATCAAAAGTGAATTTTGGTGGATTTATCTTCCAGCTACATTAATAGCGACAGTTGTCCCAGCTGTATTAACAATAGTATTTTCAAGATTTAGTAATCAAAAAGCTAAAAAGATGGTCGACACATCTAATTCATAA
- a CDS encoding glutamate synthase subunit beta: MGEFKGFMKYEKQALSELSLIDRLSNHHAFQQRFTKEDASTQGARCMDCGTPFCQSGLSYGFETIGCPIGNYIPEWNDLVYRGDFKAAYERLSETNNFPEFTGRVCPAPCEQSCVMKINRNSVAIKGIERTIIDEAYENGWVKPKYPEADKGKSVAIVGSGPAGLTAADELNHRGYKVTVYERAKEPGGLLMYGIPNMKLDKDVVRRRIKLMKEAGVQFKTGIEIGADISREDLEATYDAIILCTGSQNARDLPLEGRMGYGIHFAMDYLTEQTRFLTGEIDEVTITAKDKNVIIIGAGDTGADCVATALRENCKSVVQFNKFTKLPEEITFETNTSWPLALPVFKMDYAHKECEVKFGKEPRAYGVQTMRYDVDDSGKVRGLYTQILRETEDGTVMEDGPERFWLADLVILSIGFVGTEITIPQSFGIKTERNKIVANDKDFRTSHSKIFAAGDARRGPSLVVWAIKEGRAVADAVETYLNQEILV, translated from the coding sequence ATGGGCGAATTTAAAGGGTTTATGAAATATGAAAAGCAAGCATTATCAGAATTGTCTTTGATTGATCGTCTTTCAAATCATCACGCATTTCAACAACGTTTTACTAAGGAAGATGCATCTACTCAAGGGGCGAGATGTATGGACTGTGGTACACCTTTTTGTCAAAGTGGATTATCCTATGGTTTTGAAACGATAGGATGCCCCATAGGTAACTATATTCCGGAATGGAACGATTTAGTTTATCGAGGCGATTTTAAAGCAGCCTACGAGAGACTGAGTGAAACAAACAATTTTCCGGAATTTACGGGACGTGTATGTCCAGCACCATGTGAACAATCATGTGTAATGAAAATTAATCGAAATTCTGTAGCTATTAAAGGCATTGAGCGTACAATTATTGATGAAGCATATGAAAATGGATGGGTTAAGCCAAAATATCCTGAAGCGGATAAAGGGAAAAGCGTTGCCATCGTAGGAAGTGGGCCAGCTGGGTTGACAGCAGCTGATGAACTTAATCATAGAGGCTATAAAGTCACGGTATATGAACGAGCTAAAGAACCTGGTGGATTATTGATGTATGGTATTCCTAACATGAAATTAGATAAAGATGTGGTAAGACGTCGTATTAAATTAATGAAAGAAGCTGGTGTTCAGTTTAAAACTGGTATTGAAATTGGCGCCGATATTAGTCGTGAAGACTTAGAAGCAACATATGATGCTATTATTTTATGTACCGGTTCACAAAATGCTAGAGACTTACCATTAGAGGGACGTATGGGTTATGGCATTCATTTTGCAATGGATTATTTAACCGAGCAAACACGGTTTCTAACTGGTGAAATTGACGAAGTAACAATCACAGCTAAAGATAAGAATGTCATTATTATTGGTGCAGGTGATACTGGTGCAGATTGCGTAGCAACAGCATTGCGTGAAAATTGTAAATCCGTTGTGCAGTTCAATAAGTTTACGAAACTTCCTGAAGAAATCACTTTTGAAACCAATACGTCATGGCCACTTGCCTTACCAGTATTCAAAATGGACTATGCACATAAAGAATGTGAAGTGAAATTTGGCAAAGAGCCACGTGCATACGGTGTTCAAACAATGAGATATGATGTGGACGATTCTGGAAAAGTGAGGGGCCTGTATACACAAATATTAAGAGAGACTGAAGACGGTACGGTGATGGAAGATGGACCAGAGCGATTTTGGCTAGCGGATTTAGTTATACTTTCCATTGGCTTTGTAGGAACTGAAATCACCATTCCGCAATCATTTGGTATTAAAACCGAACGAAATAAAATTGTGGCAAATGACAAAGACTTTAGAACGAGTCATTCGAAGATTTTTGCTGCTGGAGATGCACGCAGAGGACCTAGTCTTGTTGTATGGGCTATTAAAGAAGGAAGAGCCGTAGCTGACGCAGTTGAAACGTATTTAAACCAAGAAATTCTAGTGTAA
- the gltB gene encoding glutamate synthase large subunit produces the protein MYNEKLKKGLYDYREEHDACGIGFYANMDNIRSHDVIEKSLEMLCRLDHRGGIGADGMTGDGAGIMTEIPFKFFEQLHDLPLPNEGEYAVGLFFSKERVIGSKHEAVLNQYFESEGLGVIGYRDVPVNKEAVAQHVADTMPFIQQVFIDIRQAENINKQLYLARKQIEYYAERKGIELYFTSLSHKTIVYKGWLRSDQIKGLYLDLTHEAYQSKLGLVHSRFSTNTFPSWKRAHPNRLLMHNGEINTIKGNVNWMRARQNKLVHTLFGEDQHKIHRIVDEDGSDSSIVDNALEFLSLAMEPEKAAMLLIPEPWLYNKSNDKDVRSFYEFYSYLMEPWDGPTMISFCNGYKIGALTDRNGLRPGRYTITKDNFIVFSSEVGVIDVDESEVAFKGQLNPGKLLLVDFNKNKVVENNELKYEIASEHPYAEWLKTEKYEANIDNVTYCPNEYDAKTLFKLQRQFAYTKEEMNKYIVDLVLQKKDPIGAMGYDAPIAVLNDRPESLFNYFKQLFAQVTNPPIDAYREKIVTSEMSYLGGEGNLLKPDKTVLHRVQLKKPVLTEAQLEAIDTEIFKTTYVSTIYHDDLEASLNRLSDKVIQHVKDGSEIIVLDDSLLASESGFAMPMLLAMSHVHQCLIREGLRMETSLVAKSGETREVHHVACLLGYGANAIVPYLAQRTVEQLTNNGKLHGTVTSNVETYTNVLSEGVIKVMAKMGISTVQSYQGAQIFEAVGISQTVIDQYFSGTQSKISGISIQQIDEENKARQESHSDYLASGSTFQWRQQGQHHAYNPKTIFLLQHACRDNDYELFKQYSDTVNQQRQDFIRHLLEFKTCKPIDISKVEPASEIVKRFNTGAMSYGSISAEAHETLAQAMNSLGGKSNSGEGGEDPLRYQPQKDGSNKISAIKQVASGRFGVTSDYLQHAKEIQIKVAQGAKPGEGGQLPGSKVYPWIAETRGSTPGIGLISPPPHHDIYSIEDLAQLIHDLKNANKEADIAVKLVSKTGVGTIASGVAKAFADKIVISGYDGGTGASPKTSIQHAGVPWEIGLAETHQALKLNDLRSRVKLETDGKLLTGKDVAYACALGAEEFGFATAPLVVLGCVMMRVCHNDTCPVGVATQNKDLRALFKGKAQHVVHFMYFIAEELREILASLGLRTVEELVGRTDLLQRSSHIKPGTKAASVDIERLINKADGPNTKEIEQNHHLDEGFDLNYLYPDAKQSIEAGHVFSGSYTIKNVQRDVGVITGSAIAKQYGEKGLPEDTIYVHTDGHAGQSLAAFAPKGLTIHHNGDANDYVGKGLSGGTVIVQSPNTTRENEIIAGNVCFYGASKGKAFINGKAGERFCIRNSGADVVVEGIGDHGLEYMTGGHVLILGDVGKNFGQGMSGGVSYVFPSDINQFKTQHALNTLEFSEVMYDEEKQFIKKMLESHVKYTHSSKTQNILQHFDEIENLVVKVIPKDYKLMMQKIDIQLRQHNKKDDAMLAAFYDNSSSVDETLKPAVVY, from the coding sequence ATGTATAATGAGAAGCTAAAAAAGGGATTATACGATTATCGTGAGGAACATGATGCTTGTGGTATTGGTTTTTACGCTAATATGGATAACATTAGATCGCACGACGTCATTGAAAAATCATTAGAAATGTTATGTAGATTAGATCATAGAGGTGGTATCGGTGCTGATGGAATGACTGGTGATGGTGCAGGTATCATGACTGAAATTCCCTTTAAATTCTTTGAACAATTGCATGATTTACCACTACCTAATGAAGGTGAATATGCAGTAGGACTATTTTTCTCTAAAGAACGTGTGATTGGAAGTAAACATGAAGCGGTGTTGAATCAATATTTTGAAAGTGAAGGCCTTGGTGTCATAGGTTATCGTGATGTACCTGTTAATAAAGAGGCAGTAGCACAACATGTAGCTGATACTATGCCCTTTATTCAACAAGTGTTTATCGATATTCGTCAAGCTGAAAATATAAATAAACAACTTTATTTAGCTAGAAAACAAATAGAGTATTACGCTGAACGAAAAGGGATAGAATTATATTTTACAAGTTTATCTCACAAAACGATTGTCTATAAAGGATGGCTACGGTCTGATCAAATTAAAGGGTTATATTTAGATTTAACACACGAAGCCTATCAATCGAAACTTGGTCTAGTACATTCAAGATTTAGTACTAATACATTTCCAAGTTGGAAACGTGCACATCCTAATCGCCTACTTATGCATAATGGCGAGATTAATACAATTAAAGGTAATGTTAATTGGATGCGTGCACGTCAAAATAAATTAGTTCATACACTTTTTGGTGAAGATCAACATAAAATACATCGTATTGTCGATGAAGATGGTAGTGATTCATCTATCGTTGATAATGCGTTAGAGTTTTTATCTTTGGCAATGGAACCGGAGAAAGCTGCAATGCTATTAATACCAGAGCCATGGCTTTATAACAAATCGAATGACAAAGATGTACGTTCGTTTTATGAATTCTATAGTTACTTAATGGAACCTTGGGATGGGCCTACAATGATTTCATTTTGTAACGGGTATAAGATTGGTGCATTAACAGACCGTAATGGTTTACGTCCAGGTAGATATACTATTACGAAAGATAATTTTATCGTCTTCTCTTCTGAAGTTGGCGTAATAGATGTTGATGAATCAGAGGTTGCGTTTAAAGGGCAATTAAATCCTGGAAAATTATTATTAGTCGATTTTAATAAAAATAAAGTCGTTGAAAATAATGAATTGAAATATGAAATTGCTAGTGAACATCCATATGCAGAGTGGCTAAAAACAGAAAAATATGAAGCTAATATTGATAATGTGACATACTGCCCAAATGAATATGATGCTAAGACTCTATTTAAACTACAACGTCAATTTGCGTATACAAAAGAAGAAATGAATAAGTATATTGTTGACTTAGTATTGCAGAAGAAGGATCCTATTGGTGCTATGGGCTACGACGCGCCTATTGCAGTTTTAAATGATAGACCTGAAAGCTTATTTAATTATTTTAAGCAGTTATTTGCACAAGTTACTAATCCACCTATTGATGCTTACAGAGAAAAAATTGTCACAAGTGAAATGTCTTATTTAGGTGGCGAAGGTAATCTTTTGAAACCTGATAAAACAGTACTTCATCGTGTTCAACTTAAAAAACCTGTATTAACAGAAGCCCAATTAGAAGCTATTGATACAGAGATCTTTAAAACGACTTATGTTTCAACTATATATCATGATGATTTAGAAGCTAGCTTGAATCGTTTATCTGATAAAGTAATACAGCATGTCAAAGATGGTTCTGAAATTATTGTATTAGACGATAGCTTATTAGCGTCTGAATCTGGATTTGCCATGCCAATGCTATTGGCAATGAGTCATGTTCATCAATGTTTGATACGCGAAGGTTTGCGTATGGAAACAAGTTTAGTAGCAAAATCTGGCGAAACACGTGAAGTACATCACGTAGCATGTTTATTAGGTTATGGGGCAAATGCTATCGTGCCATATTTAGCTCAACGAACGGTTGAACAACTCACAAATAATGGCAAACTACATGGCACAGTAACATCTAATGTCGAAACATATACAAACGTGTTATCAGAAGGTGTTATTAAAGTAATGGCTAAAATGGGAATTTCAACAGTTCAAAGTTATCAAGGTGCACAAATATTTGAAGCTGTTGGGATATCACAAACTGTTATTGATCAGTATTTTTCAGGAACGCAATCTAAAATTTCTGGTATTAGCATTCAACAAATTGATGAGGAAAATAAAGCAAGACAAGAATCCCATTCAGATTATTTAGCGTCTGGTAGTACTTTCCAATGGAGACAACAAGGACAACATCATGCTTATAATCCTAAGACTATTTTCTTATTACAGCATGCTTGTCGCGATAATGACTATGAATTATTCAAACAATATTCCGATACGGTTAACCAACAGCGACAAGATTTTATTCGTCATTTATTAGAATTTAAGACTTGTAAACCTATTGATATATCAAAAGTTGAGCCTGCTTCTGAAATCGTTAAACGTTTTAACACAGGTGCAATGAGTTATGGATCTATATCAGCTGAAGCACACGAAACATTGGCGCAAGCAATGAACAGTCTAGGAGGTAAAAGTAATAGCGGTGAAGGAGGAGAAGATCCTTTGCGCTATCAACCTCAGAAAGATGGTAGTAATAAAATTAGTGCAATTAAACAAGTAGCCTCTGGAAGATTTGGTGTAACGAGTGACTATTTACAACATGCAAAAGAAATACAGATTAAAGTAGCGCAAGGTGCTAAACCTGGTGAGGGTGGTCAATTGCCGGGTTCTAAAGTATATCCGTGGATTGCCGAAACAAGAGGATCTACACCAGGTATCGGTCTCATTTCACCACCACCGCATCATGATATATATTCTATCGAAGACTTAGCACAATTGATTCATGATTTGAAAAATGCGAATAAAGAAGCAGATATTGCTGTTAAATTAGTGTCAAAAACAGGTGTGGGAACCATTGCATCAGGGGTAGCAAAAGCGTTTGCAGATAAAATCGTCATCAGTGGCTATGACGGTGGAACAGGTGCATCACCTAAAACTAGTATTCAACATGCGGGTGTGCCTTGGGAAATAGGTTTGGCAGAAACACATCAAGCGTTGAAATTAAATGATTTACGAAGTCGAGTAAAGTTAGAAACAGATGGTAAATTGCTCACTGGTAAAGATGTAGCGTACGCATGTGCGCTTGGAGCGGAAGAGTTTGGATTTGCAACAGCACCATTAGTGGTGTTGGGATGTGTCATGATGCGAGTTTGTCATAATGATACATGTCCAGTAGGTGTTGCAACTCAAAACAAAGATTTACGTGCTTTATTTAAAGGAAAAGCACAACATGTTGTACATTTTATGTATTTTATTGCAGAAGAATTACGTGAAATACTTGCCTCATTAGGATTGCGAACAGTTGAAGAATTAGTAGGACGAACAGACTTATTACAACGTTCCTCTCATATTAAGCCAGGAACAAAAGCAGCCTCTGTTGACATCGAACGATTAATCAACAAAGCGGATGGTCCTAATACTAAAGAAATAGAACAAAATCATCATTTAGATGAAGGTTTTGATTTGAATTATCTATATCCTGATGCCAAGCAAAGTATAGAGGCAGGTCATGTATTTTCAGGAAGTTATACCATTAAGAACGTTCAACGTGATGTTGGTGTGATTACTGGTAGTGCGATTGCTAAACAATATGGGGAAAAAGGGTTACCAGAAGATACCATTTATGTTCATACCGATGGACATGCTGGTCAAAGTTTGGCTGCTTTTGCGCCAAAAGGATTAACGATACATCATAATGGTGATGCGAATGACTATGTAGGTAAAGGTTTGTCAGGTGGTACAGTCATTGTGCAGTCGCCTAATACAACACGTGAAAATGAAATCATAGCAGGAAACGTATGCTTCTATGGTGCATCAAAAGGTAAAGCTTTTATTAATGGTAAAGCTGGAGAACGTTTCTGTATTAGAAATAGTGGTGCAGATGTGGTAGTTGAAGGTATTGGTGATCATGGACTTGAATATATGACAGGTGGTCATGTATTAATACTTGGCGATGTAGGAAAGAACTTCGGTCAAGGCATGAGTGGTGGCGTAAGTTATGTATTTCCAAGTGATATCAATCAATTTAAGACACAGCATGCACTTAATACTTTGGAATTTAGTGAAGTTATGTATGACGAAGAAAAGCAATTTATTAAAAAGATGCTTGAAAGTCATGTGAAATATACACATAGCTCAAAAACACAAAATATATTGCAACATTTTGATGAAATTGAAAATCTAGTTGTCAAAGTGATACCAAAAGATTATAAATTAATGATGCAAAAAATTGATATTCAATTACGTCAACACAATAAAAAAGACGACGCTATGTTAGCGGCATTTTATGATAATAGTTCAAGTGTTGATGAGACATTAAAACCAGCAGTGGTTTATTAA
- the gltC gene encoding glutamate biosynthesis transcriptional regulator GltC, translating to MEIKQLKYFVEVAKREHISEAALELNIAQSAISRQMTQLEKELNVTLFKRQGRNILLTSEGKQLLTEATKILDQLDQTVQLFQHQQTLSNQNIFLSYSDSEASHKLGRLIQIFEEQSESQVVPNLSQDNEILDDVIKGEIDIGIIELTDEIKQHPELNMTTLFEEHYHLYTNKRDPIALTLQPHLSQLHLQNVFCLTVLPNSIKEKLPTDIRTISDKQLAQYLLKKERGVLITPQNVSLDSHSHEWIKIPLSHTDIKRTICVISKKENHKPDLPVALHTIQVLFNKTSTYH from the coding sequence ATGGAGATTAAACAACTTAAATATTTTGTAGAAGTAGCAAAACGAGAGCATATTTCTGAAGCTGCATTAGAATTAAATATTGCCCAATCCGCCATAAGTCGTCAAATGACTCAATTAGAAAAGGAATTAAATGTGACCTTGTTTAAAAGGCAAGGTCGGAATATCTTATTAACATCTGAAGGCAAACAACTATTAACTGAAGCCACTAAAATATTGGATCAATTAGACCAAACGGTACAATTATTTCAACATCAACAGACATTAAGTAATCAGAATATCTTTTTATCCTATAGTGATAGTGAAGCCTCTCATAAATTAGGCCGCCTCATTCAAATTTTCGAAGAACAATCAGAGAGTCAAGTTGTCCCTAATTTGAGTCAAGACAATGAAATATTAGATGATGTAATTAAAGGAGAAATAGATATAGGTATCATTGAACTGACTGATGAAATTAAACAACACCCTGAATTAAATATGACAACCCTATTCGAGGAACATTATCATTTATATACGAACAAGAGAGACCCTATCGCCTTAACACTGCAACCCCATTTATCTCAACTGCATTTGCAAAATGTCTTTTGTCTAACAGTGTTACCAAACTCAATTAAAGAAAAATTGCCTACCGATATACGTACGATATCAGATAAACAATTGGCTCAATATCTTTTAAAAAAGGAAAGAGGTGTTTTGATTACACCTCAAAACGTTTCGTTAGATAGTCATTCACATGAGTGGATTAAAATACCTCTTAGCCATACTGATATAAAACGTACAATTTGTGTAATTTCTAAAAAGGAAAATCATAAACCTGATTTGCCTGTTGCTTTACATACAATACAAGTATTGTTTAATAAAACATCTACGTACCATTAA